One segment of Verrucomicrobiota bacterium DNA contains the following:
- a CDS encoding glycosyltransferase yields the protein MISTHGYVAAEPPLGAADTGGQVVFVLELSKKLAQLGYEVDIWTRRFEDQPEIDEMGDQVRVLRMPCGGKDFIPKEYLYKKLPEWGEHTLRFIEKYQLKYEFINSHYWDAGLAGQHLSTVLKIPHLHTPHSLGVWKERQMEKDYPEKKEEFEKTFNFSRRNHHERILYAECDMVIATTPIQVDMIREDYDVPAEKIRMIPPGYDDNRFFPVSSASRAALRQKFNMTQKTVMALGRLATNKGYDLLIQGFSEAAKRMPDVRLHLAVGGEKMDEYETGILDSLKRLAQELKIQDRVEFSGFVSDDDLADFYRAADVFALSSRYEPFGMTAIEAMACGTPTVATIHGGLYRVLDYGYHGLYADTFDKEDLGITMMKALKYPKIWNRLSRNGAQLARSLFTWTGIAQQLISAVEQRKSSGFGMPSMDDLNSWSR from the coding sequence ATGATATCCACCCATGGTTATGTTGCAGCAGAGCCCCCTTTAGGTGCTGCAGATACGGGTGGGCAAGTTGTTTTTGTTTTGGAGTTATCGAAGAAATTGGCTCAGCTTGGATATGAGGTCGATATTTGGACAAGACGCTTCGAGGATCAACCGGAGATCGACGAAATGGGAGACCAAGTAAGGGTCTTAAGGATGCCTTGTGGAGGGAAGGATTTCATCCCCAAGGAGTATCTCTACAAAAAATTGCCAGAGTGGGGTGAGCATACACTGCGCTTCATAGAAAAGTATCAATTAAAATACGAATTTATTAACAGCCACTATTGGGACGCTGGGCTTGCTGGCCAGCATCTAAGCACGGTTCTCAAGATTCCTCATCTTCACACCCCTCATTCCCTAGGAGTTTGGAAAGAGCGCCAAATGGAGAAGGATTACCCGGAAAAAAAGGAGGAGTTCGAAAAAACTTTTAATTTCAGCCGAAGGAATCACCACGAGCGCATACTCTATGCGGAGTGCGATATGGTGATTGCCACTACTCCGATCCAGGTGGATATGATTCGAGAGGATTATGATGTGCCTGCAGAAAAAATTCGTATGATTCCGCCAGGCTACGATGATAATCGCTTTTTCCCCGTAAGTAGTGCTTCCCGAGCTGCCCTGAGACAGAAATTTAATATGACTCAGAAAACCGTGATGGCCCTGGGGCGTTTAGCCACGAATAAGGGGTATGATTTACTCATTCAGGGATTTTCGGAAGCTGCTAAGCGAATGCCAGATGTCAGATTGCACTTGGCAGTCGGAGGGGAAAAGATGGATGAATATGAAACGGGGATTCTTGATAGTCTCAAGCGCTTAGCCCAAGAGTTAAAAATACAGGATCGGGTGGAATTCTCTGGCTTTGTCTCAGATGATGATCTGGCAGATTTTTACAGGGCGGCAGATGTTTTTGCACTATCCAGCCGTTATGAGCCTTTTGGCATGACAGCTATCGAAGCCATGGCTTGTGGCACTCCAACTGTAGCCACGATTCATGGAGGACTTTACCGGGTGCTGGACTATGGATATCACGGTCTATATGCCGATACATTTGATAAAGAGGATTTAGGAATAACGATGATGAAAGCATTGAAGTATCCAAAAATTTGGAATCGCTTATCCAGAAACGGTGCGCAATTGGCACGCAGTTTGTTTACGTGGACTGGAATAGCGCAACAGTTGATAAGCGCGGTAGAGCAAAGGAAGTCATCAGGTTTTGGCATGCCCAGTATGGACGACCTAAATAGCTGGAGTCGTTAA
- a CDS encoding HAD-IIB family hydrolase produces the protein MIRLFSTDLDGTLLGNPEAVAKFKQSWEGLEPERKPLLILNSGRPHAEIMTVLEEQTLPEPDYIISLLGTDVWDCKKGESVPEFRGHFCQGWDLSEVERILEAIPGTEKQPEELLHTYKSSWFLENASDEVIAELKENLKGAGLDVVVNYSRYKYLDILPARANKDQALDWLCSWLKIPLDKVLVAGDSGTDASMFHLPGVKGIVVDNAQPELFEAVVNHQDVYLAKDVMADGVLLGLRHFGVIDKLPDAQSVRDLQIDVDPSLRMLFEEGLLTSISKKEQSLIKEGYRKAVRTLEKNITPMGFSAASLEDNTVTGTDENYRSVWGRDGAITIICSISLDSPKMRQAQKQTLMTLFDNITPNGQIPSNVRIDSGKPDYSGVGGICSIDSGLWAVIAFYTYVRATEDFDFLEQYADSLQKVMNWLSAHDSNNDGLLEIPEAGDWTDLFGRSYNVLYDEVLWYRTNVCYGHIMEWRSDHDRAADYFRWSQHIQAEILDNFWPTTKRAQQLDDNVTFADRQFSVGDAQYLLAQISPFNFNWRCDTFGNLLAFIFNLLDIDRAKTAFKYLWGVGVNEPWPIANLYPPVQAGDPDWMPYYTVNLLNLPHHYHNGGIWPLVGGLWVVFIHRLGLADVAARELVKLAELNKLGVEDEWEFNEWAHGKTGRPMGKRYQAWSAASYIRACHELHLKAEKTGAGSNGK, from the coding sequence GTGATACGTTTATTTTCAACAGACTTAGATGGGACTTTGCTTGGTAACCCGGAGGCGGTAGCTAAGTTTAAGCAGTCCTGGGAAGGGCTTGAGCCAGAGCGTAAGCCCTTGCTTATTTTAAATTCAGGCCGTCCACACGCGGAGATCATGACAGTCTTAGAAGAGCAAACGTTGCCAGAACCAGATTACATCATCAGTCTCTTGGGAACAGATGTTTGGGATTGTAAAAAGGGAGAATCTGTTCCTGAATTTCGGGGTCATTTTTGCCAAGGATGGGATTTGTCTGAGGTGGAGAGAATTTTAGAAGCAATTCCCGGAACTGAGAAGCAGCCCGAGGAGCTGCTTCATACCTACAAGTCTAGTTGGTTTTTGGAAAATGCGAGTGATGAAGTGATCGCTGAACTCAAAGAAAATCTTAAAGGTGCCGGGCTGGATGTGGTTGTTAACTATTCGCGTTATAAATATTTGGATATCCTTCCTGCTAGAGCCAATAAGGATCAGGCACTAGATTGGCTATGTAGCTGGTTAAAGATTCCTCTAGATAAAGTTCTTGTAGCTGGGGATAGCGGAACAGACGCAAGTATGTTCCATCTTCCAGGTGTTAAAGGCATAGTGGTAGATAATGCTCAGCCGGAGCTTTTCGAGGCGGTTGTCAATCATCAGGATGTTTACTTGGCAAAAGATGTCATGGCGGATGGCGTACTGCTTGGACTAAGGCATTTTGGAGTGATAGATAAACTTCCTGACGCGCAATCAGTTAGGGATCTACAGATTGACGTAGACCCCTCCTTAAGGATGCTCTTTGAGGAAGGTTTGCTTACTTCTATTTCCAAGAAAGAGCAGAGCTTGATCAAAGAGGGGTACCGTAAGGCCGTTAGGACACTCGAGAAGAACATTACTCCCATGGGGTTTTCTGCGGCTTCTTTAGAAGACAATACAGTGACGGGAACAGATGAGAACTATCGCAGCGTTTGGGGTAGAGATGGAGCAATTACTATTATTTGTAGCATTTCTTTGGACAGCCCCAAGATGCGCCAAGCTCAGAAACAAACGTTGATGACGCTCTTTGATAACATTACACCAAATGGACAAATTCCGAGTAATGTTCGTATCGACTCGGGAAAGCCTGATTACTCTGGTGTTGGGGGTATCTGTTCGATTGATAGTGGATTGTGGGCGGTTATTGCTTTTTATACCTATGTCCGTGCGACAGAGGATTTTGACTTTTTAGAGCAATATGCTGATTCATTGCAAAAAGTCATGAATTGGCTAAGTGCGCATGATAGTAATAATGATGGCCTTTTGGAAATTCCAGAGGCAGGTGATTGGACTGACTTGTTTGGACGCAGCTATAATGTTCTATACGACGAGGTCTTGTGGTACCGAACCAATGTTTGTTATGGGCACATCATGGAATGGAGGAGTGATCATGATAGAGCAGCGGACTATTTCCGCTGGTCGCAGCATATTCAAGCCGAGATTCTAGACAATTTTTGGCCTACGACCAAAAGGGCACAGCAACTGGACGACAATGTAACTTTTGCAGATAGACAGTTTTCGGTTGGTGATGCGCAGTATCTTTTAGCTCAAATCTCGCCCTTTAATTTTAATTGGAGGTGTGACACCTTTGGAAACTTGCTGGCATTTATATTTAATCTTTTAGATATAGATCGTGCAAAGACCGCCTTTAAATACTTGTGGGGAGTGGGTGTTAATGAGCCTTGGCCCATAGCCAACTTGTATCCGCCGGTGCAAGCGGGGGATCCTGATTGGATGCCTTATTATACTGTGAACCTTTTGAATCTGCCGCATCATTACCACAACGGGGGTATATGGCCTCTGGTGGGGGGGCTATGGGTTGTGTTTATTCATAGACTTGGACTCGCTGATGTCGCTGCGCGAGAGCTAGTAAAATTAGCAGAGCTCAATAAACTTGGTGTGGAAGATGAATGGGAATTTAATGAATGGGCCCATGGAAAAACAGGCAGACCTATGGGGAAACGTTATCAGGCATGGTCCGCGGCTTCTTATATCCGCGCTTGTCATGAGTTGCATCTAAAGGCAGAGAAAACGGGGGCCGGCTCCAATGGAAAGTAA
- a CDS encoding alginate export family protein has translation MMLTKNCSFAYIVCFLLLTNITICPIATAGPGSDPMGLDVIEVDYEKKNWKFGDPFKFYDDKLQFDFELRQKFEWRDNTVDFTDKSDIRDDAGLLSRVRLGLKWIATEELTFYSQLQDSRTLFDDPEGIVDNREFSKNDSPIDLRQAWVKWDMQQDIPFTLTFGRQVWKYGDSRLLGEDDWGNNSNTFDSVKLRYHADDYWVEFFSGWIVRHITDSFNEPDTEDLITGLWSHTDIIPKVDSNFYAIFRSKSDVDTKTVLKNVDKQSSGNVAPAGDYLTLGTFIKSKKGEWDNWDFEAELNLQVGEISNPLQTSSTLKKVVVNTSRQDHLAFASHIEAGYKLEKEYKTRVYVEYNYASGDDDPGDDINHSFQNLHPSNHYKDGRYGIMDRFAWSNIHNLGFGIQTKPLKNFSVKLSHQLYWLDSTNSPWTGSDLKPVGDKDRFGKALQKNVSHFVGNELNLVMKYKPKKWFSVEVGYAHFFAGDYVYDTDPIDKGVDDADFLYLKTTLAF, from the coding sequence ATGATGCTTACTAAAAATTGCTCCTTCGCGTACATTGTCTGCTTCCTGTTACTTACAAATATTACTATTTGTCCCATAGCCACAGCAGGTCCTGGATCTGATCCAATGGGACTAGATGTGATAGAAGTGGACTATGAGAAAAAGAACTGGAAGTTTGGAGATCCCTTCAAGTTCTATGATGACAAGCTGCAATTTGACTTTGAGCTGAGACAAAAATTTGAATGGAGGGATAATACGGTTGATTTCACAGACAAGAGTGACATTCGCGATGATGCCGGACTTTTGTCGCGAGTTCGTCTAGGTCTTAAATGGATTGCAACCGAAGAACTCACCTTTTATTCACAACTACAAGATTCCCGAACCCTGTTTGATGATCCTGAAGGAATCGTGGACAACAGAGAATTCAGTAAAAACGATAGCCCCATTGATTTACGACAAGCTTGGGTCAAATGGGACATGCAACAGGATATCCCCTTCACTTTAACCTTTGGCAGACAAGTATGGAAATATGGCGACAGTCGTTTATTAGGAGAGGATGACTGGGGCAATAATTCAAACACCTTTGATTCCGTCAAACTTCGCTACCATGCTGATGACTACTGGGTAGAATTTTTCTCTGGCTGGATCGTAAGACACATCACAGACAGCTTCAATGAACCTGACACAGAGGACCTCATTACAGGTCTTTGGTCACATACCGATATCATCCCCAAGGTCGATTCCAATTTTTATGCCATTTTTCGGAGCAAGAGCGATGTGGATACAAAAACCGTTCTTAAAAATGTAGACAAGCAAAGCTCAGGAAATGTCGCTCCCGCTGGTGACTATTTAACGCTGGGAACTTTTATCAAAAGTAAGAAGGGTGAATGGGATAATTGGGATTTTGAAGCAGAGCTTAACCTGCAGGTCGGCGAAATTTCCAATCCGCTACAAACCAGCTCAACTTTAAAGAAAGTAGTAGTCAATACCTCTCGACAAGACCATTTGGCTTTCGCCAGCCACATTGAGGCCGGATACAAACTAGAGAAAGAATACAAAACGAGAGTATATGTAGAATATAACTATGCCAGCGGCGACGACGACCCCGGAGACGACATCAACCACAGCTTCCAAAATCTACATCCGTCCAACCATTATAAAGACGGGCGTTATGGCATTATGGATCGCTTTGCTTGGTCAAATATACATAACCTAGGCTTTGGCATACAGACGAAACCCCTAAAGAACTTCTCTGTTAAACTATCCCATCAGCTCTATTGGTTAGATTCTACAAACAGTCCTTGGACCGGATCTGACCTTAAACCAGTGGGTGACAAAGACCGCTTTGGTAAAGCTCTCCAAAAGAATGTCTCCCACTTCGTAGGTAACGAACTCAACCTAGTCATGAAATATAAACCAAAGAAATGGTTTAGTGTAGAAGTAGGCTATGCCCACTTCTTTGCCGGTGATTATGTTTACGATACCGACCCAATTGATAAAGGGGTGGATGACGCAGATTTTCTCTATCTAAAAACCACTCTCGCTTTTTAG
- the ruvB gene encoding Holliday junction branch migration DNA helicase RuvB, translating into MAEHTIAQFNHDEANSDHYEISLRPQRLEDFVGQDKIKERLRVMVQSAKMREEALDHLLLCGPPGLGKTTLANILSQELNVNLRTTSGPVIDKAGDLAGLLTNLQQGDILFIDEIHRLNKAIEEYLYPAMEDYRIDIIIDQGPNARSVCLNLPKFTLVGATTRAGMLSAPLRSRFSMINRLDYYSAEFLQKVVLRSADLLDLPMDPNGAFEIARRSRGTPRIANNLLRWVRDYALVNAGGRVTSEVADKALNMIEIDSHGLDEMDKRILEALINKFQGGPVGMSSLAVATGEEPGTVEEVHEPYLILEGYLQRTQQGRIALPLAYERLGLTAPKRQNELI; encoded by the coding sequence ATGGCTGAACATACCATTGCGCAATTTAATCATGATGAAGCAAATTCCGACCATTATGAGATTTCACTGCGCCCACAGAGATTAGAAGATTTTGTCGGCCAGGATAAAATCAAAGAACGTCTCCGAGTCATGGTGCAATCAGCCAAAATGAGGGAAGAGGCTCTGGATCATCTTCTTCTCTGCGGCCCGCCGGGCCTGGGCAAAACAACTCTGGCAAATATTCTCTCTCAAGAACTCAACGTCAATCTTCGCACGACCTCTGGGCCAGTCATTGACAAGGCCGGCGACTTAGCTGGTCTGCTCACCAATTTGCAGCAGGGTGATATTCTCTTTATAGACGAAATCCATCGGCTCAATAAGGCGATTGAAGAGTATCTCTATCCAGCTATGGAAGATTACCGGATTGATATTATTATTGATCAAGGTCCCAATGCGCGTTCGGTGTGTTTGAATCTTCCCAAGTTCACGCTCGTTGGAGCCACAACCCGCGCCGGCATGCTTAGTGCACCACTTCGCTCAAGGTTTAGCATGATCAATCGCTTGGATTACTACTCTGCTGAGTTTTTGCAAAAAGTTGTCTTACGTTCAGCTGATTTGTTAGATTTGCCTATGGATCCGAATGGAGCTTTTGAAATTGCCCGCCGGTCAAGGGGCACGCCTCGGATAGCGAATAATCTTTTGCGTTGGGTGCGTGACTATGCCTTAGTCAATGCAGGTGGAAGAGTAACATCTGAAGTTGCAGACAAAGCTCTCAATATGATCGAAATTGATTCCCATGGACTCGATGAAATGGATAAGCGAATTTTGGAGGCTCTGATAAATAAATTTCAAGGGGGACCTGTTGGGATGAGCTCCCTGGCGGTTGCTACTGGCGAAGAGCCTGGCACGGTTGAGGAAGTGCACGAGCCTTACTTGATTTTAGAGGGCTATTTGCAACGCACACAACAAGGTAGAATTGCTTTGCCATTGGCTTATGAACGGCTAGGGCTAACGGCTCCCAAAAGGCAAAATGAGCTTATATAG
- a CDS encoding carbohydrate kinase has product MESKGPVFCFGEVLWDCLPAGLFMGGAPCNVAYHIQQGGLEVYPVTAVGSDFLGEEILRRLKKAGLSDTFVTVIDHKSTGVVLVSIDEAGNATYEIKENVAWDHIGLTSHLEEIAHRASAIIFGSLALRALPNRAVLSALLNGAEHALKCFDVNLRPPFDDLELVRTLSEEADLIKMNADELKVLVDSENSSLEDMARVFQESVGDKKICITDGGNGAGLLIDDKWYSEKANKVEVKDTVGAGDSFLGALITSLVQGTEDPQSALSRACRMGEFVATSNGAMPSYKWQNNTPVALG; this is encoded by the coding sequence ATGGAAAGTAAGGGTCCAGTATTTTGTTTTGGAGAAGTATTATGGGATTGTTTACCAGCGGGGCTTTTCATGGGAGGAGCACCGTGTAATGTAGCCTACCATATTCAGCAGGGTGGCCTCGAGGTCTATCCAGTTACTGCTGTAGGCAGCGATTTTTTAGGAGAGGAAATATTACGGCGCCTCAAGAAAGCTGGGCTATCGGATACCTTTGTTACGGTAATTGACCATAAGTCTACGGGTGTGGTGCTCGTATCAATTGATGAAGCTGGCAATGCGACTTACGAGATTAAAGAAAATGTAGCGTGGGATCACATTGGGCTTACCTCACATCTTGAAGAAATAGCGCATAGAGCTAGTGCGATTATCTTCGGAAGCCTTGCGCTACGGGCGCTTCCTAACCGAGCTGTTCTATCCGCTTTGCTTAATGGGGCAGAACATGCCCTCAAGTGCTTTGATGTCAATTTACGTCCCCCCTTTGACGACCTTGAACTTGTCAGAACTCTATCGGAAGAGGCAGATCTTATCAAGATGAACGCAGATGAATTAAAGGTGTTGGTAGATTCAGAAAATTCCTCACTAGAAGATATGGCGCGGGTATTCCAAGAATCAGTCGGTGATAAAAAAATTTGTATCACGGATGGAGGAAACGGCGCAGGTCTATTAATTGATGATAAGTGGTACAGTGAGAAAGCCAACAAAGTTGAAGTTAAAGATACCGTGGGTGCTGGAGATAGTTTCTTGGGAGCTCTCATAACCTCATTAGTCCAAGGGACGGAAGACCCACAATCAGCGTTAAGCCGAGCATGTCGTATGGGTGAGTTTGTGGCTACATCTAACGGTGCCATGCCAAGCTACAAATGGCAAAATAACACCCCTGTTGCATTAGGGTAA
- a CDS encoding multidrug efflux SMR transporter, whose translation MHWIYLILGILFEVAGSACMKFSKGFTYMTPSILIFVFYGIAFFFLNLCVKTLEIGMVYAMWAGIGTALIALLGILCFQESASFSKLFFIGLIIVGVGGLHLTSMSHS comes from the coding sequence ATGCACTGGATCTATCTTATTTTGGGTATCTTGTTTGAAGTGGCGGGCTCTGCTTGCATGAAATTCTCCAAGGGTTTTACATACATGACCCCTTCCATTCTTATTTTTGTTTTCTACGGGATCGCGTTCTTTTTCCTAAACCTTTGTGTCAAAACATTGGAGATTGGGATGGTTTACGCCATGTGGGCGGGTATAGGGACCGCATTGATTGCGCTCTTGGGGATTCTGTGCTTTCAAGAGTCCGCCTCTTTTTCTAAACTATTCTTTATTGGGCTTATCATTGTGGGTGTTGGTGGGCTTCATTTAACGTCTATGTCCCATTCTTAA
- a CDS encoding fumarylacetoacetate hydrolase family protein, producing MKLIRFGEPGQEKPGLEIKDARYDVSNLVRDYNEFFFAKDGIAKLATDFNKGNASEISQDVRLGPPIARPSKLICIGLNYHKHAEELGMEAPKEPVVFFKSTTAITGPYDNVMIPRGGEKTDWEVELAIVIAKTARYISKDKAMDHIAGYTLHNDVSERAFQLERCGQWVKGKSCDTFAPLGPCLVTKDEVPDPHNLNIWLSLNGQTMQNNNTKDMIFDVPTLVSYLSEFMTLLPGDVISTGTPEGVGFGFDPPVYLRPNDIMELGIDRLGTSKQKVAAFRPQSYGNGTEMHRYK from the coding sequence ATGAAACTCATACGTTTTGGAGAACCTGGACAAGAGAAACCAGGACTTGAAATAAAGGACGCTCGTTACGACGTGAGCAATTTGGTACGTGATTATAACGAATTTTTTTTCGCAAAGGATGGCATTGCTAAGCTTGCTACTGATTTTAACAAAGGAAACGCTTCCGAGATATCACAAGATGTGCGACTTGGCCCGCCCATCGCCAGGCCTAGTAAACTGATATGTATTGGGTTGAACTACCATAAGCATGCCGAAGAACTAGGAATGGAAGCACCCAAAGAACCTGTCGTCTTTTTCAAATCGACAACTGCTATCACGGGGCCCTATGACAATGTTATGATCCCTAGAGGTGGTGAGAAGACAGATTGGGAAGTCGAACTGGCCATCGTTATAGCTAAGACTGCTCGTTACATTTCCAAAGACAAAGCCATGGACCACATAGCAGGTTACACTCTGCACAACGATGTCAGCGAACGAGCCTTCCAATTAGAAAGATGCGGGCAATGGGTGAAAGGCAAGAGCTGTGATACATTTGCTCCACTGGGACCATGCCTTGTCACCAAAGATGAAGTCCCAGACCCACACAACCTAAATATCTGGCTCTCTCTAAATGGCCAAACCATGCAAAATAATAACACCAAGGATATGATTTTTGATGTCCCCACGTTGGTGAGCTATTTATCAGAATTCATGACCCTGTTACCTGGTGATGTCATCTCTACCGGTACACCCGAGGGAGTTGGCTTTGGCTTTGATCCACCAGTCTATCTTAGGCCGAATGACATTATGGAATTAGGCATTGACCGCCTTGGAACCTCGAAACAAAAAGTCGCCGCCTTCCGTCCTCAATCTTATGGAAATGGCACAGAAATGCATAGGTATAAATGA
- a CDS encoding phenylpyruvate tautomerase MIF-related protein, whose amino-acid sequence MPYLAIHTNTDIPAAKHDTLLREASKQASESLGKPEQYVMVSLYPNESLNFAGNADPAAYIELKSIGLPESRALDLSASLCSFCEAHLGISPSRIYIEFSDAPRAMWGWNGKTFA is encoded by the coding sequence ATGCCGTATCTTGCCATTCATACCAATACAGATATACCAGCCGCCAAGCATGACACCCTTTTAAGGGAGGCCTCTAAACAGGCTTCTGAGTCTCTAGGTAAGCCTGAGCAATATGTCATGGTTTCGTTGTATCCCAATGAAAGTTTAAACTTTGCCGGAAATGCTGATCCTGCTGCTTATATCGAGCTTAAGAGTATAGGCTTGCCTGAGTCTAGGGCTCTAGATCTATCTGCCAGTTTATGTTCTTTTTGTGAGGCCCACTTAGGGATTAGTCCTTCAAGAATTTACATTGAGTTTTCGGATGCACCTCGTGCCATGTGGGGATGGAATGGAAAAACCTTTGCTTAG
- the yacG gene encoding DNA gyrase inhibitor YacG produces the protein MVKCPTCGKKGHWFATDLGPFCSRRCRLIDLGKWFDEDHRISERLRPDHLEDYEELPPGTYLDYPERD, from the coding sequence ATGGTAAAGTGTCCCACCTGCGGAAAAAAGGGTCATTGGTTTGCGACTGATTTGGGGCCCTTTTGCAGTAGGCGTTGCAGACTGATTGACCTTGGCAAGTGGTTTGATGAAGATCACCGAATTTCAGAGCGATTGCGCCCAGATCATCTAGAAGACTACGAAGAGCTTCCGCCTGGCACTTATCTGGATTACCCGGAAAGGGATTAG
- the ruvA gene encoding Holliday junction branch migration protein RuvA, giving the protein MIAFISGKLVESLPGRIIIETGGLGYEILIPNSTYENLPNEGQDLRLWTHLQVKEDAHTLYGFHKTEQRDLFRLLISYVSGVGPKLALSLLSGCTSPQFRTAVAHGDVGFLSKIKGVGKKTAERIIVELKDKMGVTEAWATSTGTALSASEEVVNPQQELNNDALLALMALGYKQPHALKALEKVTEKTSIEQMVRDALKLLS; this is encoded by the coding sequence ATGATCGCATTTATTTCAGGTAAACTTGTCGAATCACTTCCAGGGCGAATCATTATTGAAACCGGGGGATTAGGATACGAAATTCTCATACCGAATTCCACCTACGAGAATTTGCCAAATGAAGGGCAAGACCTGAGGCTCTGGACACATTTGCAGGTTAAGGAAGATGCGCATACGCTATACGGGTTTCATAAAACGGAACAGCGTGATCTCTTTAGGCTGCTCATTTCTTATGTCTCAGGCGTAGGGCCCAAATTGGCGTTATCCTTATTGAGTGGATGTACGTCGCCTCAATTTCGCACGGCAGTGGCACATGGCGATGTAGGATTTCTTTCCAAGATTAAAGGTGTGGGCAAAAAAACGGCTGAGCGCATCATTGTTGAACTCAAGGATAAAATGGGGGTGACGGAGGCGTGGGCAACTTCAACGGGAACAGCTTTAAGTGCTAGTGAGGAGGTTGTTAATCCGCAACAAGAATTAAATAACGATGCCCTGTTGGCTCTCATGGCATTGGGCTATAAACAACCTCATGCTCTTAAAGCTCTGGAGAAAGTAACAGAAAAAACGAGTATTGAACAGATGGTTAGGGATGCCTTGAAGTTGTTGTCCTGA